Proteins encoded together in one Chitinophaga sp. LS1 window:
- a CDS encoding anhydro-N-acetylmuramic acid kinase: MNSNLQRLFTITQKPVRRIIGLMSGTSLDGLDVALCAISGSGMDTKVVLEQFETVPYPIEVKDEIRKIFAKETISFQQLCLLNPWIANHHAAWILQCLQQWNIDPSAVDLIASHGQTVYHSPKILHQQAAFPNATLQIGDGDHIAVKTGIITLSDFRQKHIAAGGEGAPLALYGDYCLFSQEGEDRIMLNMGGIANFTFLPGSLDANKVFVTDTGPGNTLLDAFARHYFQKEYDEDAQFAKQGTVNEKLLAALKENSFFKEGFPRTTGPELFSKEYVLKAQQGIEVNPFDVMATLTQFSADTITDALLSVLDADRSYAVYMSGGGAHNPLLVGLIKARMPHLRINTTSELGIAGDAKEAVLFAILANEAVMGEGINFGKPGMPAITMGKYSFPA, encoded by the coding sequence ATGAACAGTAATTTACAACGACTTTTTACCATCACACAAAAGCCGGTACGACGTATTATCGGGTTGATGTCGGGTACATCGCTCGACGGACTGGATGTGGCATTGTGCGCGATCAGTGGCAGTGGTATGGATACAAAAGTAGTGCTGGAACAATTTGAAACGGTACCGTATCCCATCGAAGTGAAGGACGAGATCCGCAAGATCTTTGCAAAGGAAACCATTTCCTTTCAGCAGCTTTGTCTGCTCAATCCATGGATTGCCAATCATCATGCAGCATGGATATTACAATGCTTACAGCAATGGAATATAGATCCGTCAGCAGTCGATCTGATTGCATCACACGGACAAACAGTGTATCATAGTCCTAAGATATTGCATCAGCAGGCAGCATTTCCAAATGCTACTTTGCAGATCGGAGATGGGGATCACATTGCAGTAAAAACTGGCATCATCACCCTGAGTGATTTTCGCCAGAAGCATATTGCAGCAGGAGGAGAGGGCGCACCACTTGCCTTGTACGGCGATTATTGTTTATTCTCTCAGGAGGGAGAAGACAGGATCATGCTGAACATGGGTGGTATTGCGAACTTCACATTCCTGCCGGGATCACTGGATGCAAACAAAGTATTCGTGACAGATACAGGACCCGGCAATACCTTGCTGGATGCATTTGCCCGTCATTATTTCCAAAAAGAATATGATGAAGATGCACAATTTGCAAAGCAGGGTACAGTGAATGAAAAACTCTTGGCAGCACTAAAAGAAAACTCCTTTTTCAAAGAAGGATTTCCCCGCACGACGGGTCCGGAATTATTCAGCAAAGAGTATGTACTAAAGGCACAACAAGGCATTGAGGTCAATCCATTCGATGTTATGGCCACCCTTACACAATTCAGTGCAGATACTATTACCGATGCATTGCTGAGTGTATTGGACGCAGACAGATCTTACGCAGTATACATGAGTGGCGGCGGTGCACACAATCCATTATTAGTCGGATTGATCAAAGCCCGCATGCCGCACTTAAGAATAAATACCACCAGTGAACTGGGAATAGCCGGCGATGCGAAAGAAGCGGTATTATTTGCTATCCTGGCAAATGAAGCTGTAATGGGAGAAGGAATCAACTTCGGAAAGCCTGGAATGCCAGCTATCACCATGGGAAAATATTCATTTCCTGCATAA
- the murQ gene encoding N-acetylmuramic acid 6-phosphate etherase has protein sequence MLTTEMSSRFNNLEKMSVKAILEGINSEDATVPQAVAKSLPQIEKLVTATVERMKKGGRLFYIGAGTSGRLGILDASECPPTFGVGFDLVIGLIAGSDTAIRKAVEFAEDDKEQAAKDLDAYHINENDVVIGIAASGTTPYVIGGVQQMRARGIVTGCITCNLNSPLAAEVEYPIEVPVGAEFLTGSTRMKAGTAQKLVLNMISTTVMIQLGRVKGNKMVDMQLSNHKLIDRGIRMVMSELVVDEEKAKQLIEEHGSVRAAIESRMHEQ, from the coding sequence ATGCTAACTACTGAAATGTCTTCCCGCTTTAACAACCTGGAAAAGATGAGCGTAAAAGCCATTCTGGAAGGTATTAACAGTGAGGACGCCACCGTGCCACAGGCAGTTGCAAAGTCGCTGCCACAAATAGAGAAGCTGGTAACAGCTACTGTAGAACGAATGAAAAAAGGAGGTCGCCTTTTTTATATCGGCGCAGGTACCAGCGGGCGTCTCGGCATACTGGATGCATCAGAATGCCCACCCACATTTGGAGTAGGTTTTGATCTGGTGATCGGGTTGATAGCAGGTAGTGATACCGCCATCCGCAAAGCAGTAGAGTTTGCAGAAGACGATAAAGAACAGGCAGCAAAAGACCTGGATGCCTATCACATCAATGAGAATGATGTAGTGATTGGTATCGCTGCCTCAGGTACTACACCTTATGTAATAGGTGGGGTTCAACAAATGCGTGCCAGGGGTATTGTGACTGGCTGTATAACCTGTAACCTGAACAGCCCATTGGCAGCTGAAGTGGAATATCCCATAGAAGTGCCGGTGGGTGCGGAATTCCTGACAGGTAGCACGCGTATGAAAGCAGGTACTGCACAAAAGCTGGTGTTGAATATGATCTCTACCACCGTGATGATACAACTGGGCAGGGTAAAAGGGAATAAGATGGTAGATATGCAATTGAGCAATCATAAACTGATAGACAGGGGCATCAGAATGGTGATGAGCGAACTGGTAGTAGACGAAGAAAAAGCAAAACAACTGATCGAAGAGCATGGCAGTGTAAGAGCCGCCATTGAAAGCCGGATGCATGAACAGTAA
- a CDS encoding sodium:solute symporter, with the protein MSPVLLFSIVVVYFIILLVVAWYTGRNSSNESFFIGNRNSNWMLVAFGMIGTSLSGVTFVSVPGDVAKNSFSYFQVTIGYLLGYLVIAFVLLPLYYRLKLTSIYNYLQTRFGVASYKTGASFFILSRTLGATARLYLVVNILQEAIMNQFGIPFWVTTLVILVMILLYTFEGGVKTIVYTDTLQTTCMLLGLVLCTIYILHTMDISMGESLNRMSQQGMTRIFFGDPNSKLFFLKQILGGAFITITMTGMDQEMMQKNISVKRLQDAQKNVVTLSLILMVVLMLFLFLGGLLYLYAEQLHVDVKGDKLFPALALNHMPAYMSIIFIVALISALFPSADGAITALTSSYCIDILGINRNAGLDEKQRKSTRQRVHLVFTFIFLLFVLVFKWISSASMIGVILTVASYTYGPLLGLFSFGILTKRRVSDKAVPVIAVVAPLVCLLLDTYQSKILGEFKIGLELLLINGILMFAGLWIFSKPSEKTLL; encoded by the coding sequence ATGTCACCAGTGCTTTTATTCTCAATTGTCGTAGTCTATTTTATTATTTTATTGGTAGTAGCCTGGTACACCGGCCGTAATTCCAGTAACGAATCCTTTTTTATTGGTAACCGCAACAGTAATTGGATGTTGGTTGCCTTTGGGATGATTGGTACCTCCCTCAGTGGTGTCACTTTTGTGAGTGTACCCGGGGATGTCGCTAAGAATTCCTTCTCCTATTTTCAGGTGACCATCGGGTACCTGTTAGGTTACCTGGTTATTGCTTTTGTCCTGTTGCCTTTGTATTACAGGTTGAAGCTTACTTCTATTTACAATTATTTGCAGACCCGTTTCGGTGTCGCCTCTTACAAAACAGGTGCTTCCTTCTTTATATTATCCAGAACACTGGGGGCTACAGCAAGGTTGTATCTCGTCGTGAATATTCTGCAGGAAGCTATCATGAATCAGTTTGGTATTCCATTTTGGGTCACTACGCTGGTGATCCTGGTCATGATCTTACTCTACACTTTCGAAGGAGGGGTCAAGACCATTGTATATACTGATACCTTACAAACTACCTGTATGCTGCTGGGGTTAGTACTTTGCACCATATACATCCTGCACACCATGGATATCAGTATGGGTGAAAGTCTGAACAGAATGTCGCAGCAGGGCATGACCCGCATCTTCTTCGGCGATCCGAATAGTAAACTTTTCTTCCTGAAACAGATACTGGGTGGGGCGTTCATCACCATCACCATGACAGGTATGGATCAGGAAATGATGCAGAAAAACATTTCTGTAAAAAGACTTCAGGATGCACAGAAGAATGTGGTGACCTTATCCCTCATCCTGATGGTGGTATTAATGTTGTTCCTCTTCTTAGGTGGTTTATTATACCTGTATGCAGAGCAACTGCATGTAGATGTAAAGGGCGATAAACTCTTCCCTGCACTGGCATTGAACCACATGCCTGCGTACATGTCCATCATCTTTATCGTAGCATTGATCTCTGCCTTATTCCCAAGTGCAGATGGTGCTATCACGGCATTGACATCCTCTTACTGTATAGATATTCTGGGTATCAACAGAAATGCGGGACTCGATGAAAAACAAAGAAAGTCAACCAGGCAGCGCGTGCACCTGGTATTTACATTCATTTTCCTGCTATTCGTATTGGTCTTCAAGTGGATTAGCAGTGCCAGTATGATCGGTGTGATACTCACAGTAGCGAGTTATACATACGGTCCATTACTGGGATTATTCTCCTTTGGTATATTGACAAAGCGTCGCGTCAGTGACAAGGCTGTGCCTGTTATTGCAGTTGTAGCACCATTGGTTTGTTTGTTGTTGGATACATATCAATCAAAAATACTGGGCGAGTTTAAGATAGGATTGGAACTACTACTGATAAACGGTATCCTCATGTTCGCCGGATTATGGATCTTCTCAAAACCCTCAGAAAAAACACTTTTATAA